The following are from one region of the Pseudomonadota bacterium genome:
- a CDS encoding acetyl-CoA carboxylase biotin carboxyl carrier protein subunit has translation MAITVKAHITGTVWKIAKRVGDTVAKGEAIVVLESMKMELPVEAPIAGRLSELKCSEGDAVEEGAELAIVE, from the coding sequence ATGGCGATCACGGTGAAGGCTCACATCACGGGCACGGTCTGGAAGATCGCGAAGCGGGTCGGGGATACGGTAGCCAAGGGTGAGGCGATCGTGGTGCTCGAATCGATGAAGATGGAGCTTCCCGTGGAGGCGCCAATCGCCGGCCGCCTGAGCGAGCTGAAATGCAGCGAAGGCGATGCCGTGGAGGAAGGAGCCGAGCTGGCCATCGTGGAATGA
- a CDS encoding response regulator transcription factor, with amino-acid sequence RAMFRRASLQDNTQQPFQVGEALVDPGAHTLTRGRATVTLSFYEAGLLKLLHEHRGCPVSRDEILDKIWGLQANPSNRTVDNVVVKLRKKIEPNQDRPRYILTVYGLGYKLAGGSTT; translated from the coding sequence TGCGTGCGATGTTCCGCCGCGCCTCGCTGCAGGATAACACGCAGCAGCCGTTTCAAGTGGGCGAGGCCCTGGTCGACCCGGGGGCCCACACGCTGACCCGAGGACGCGCGACCGTCACCCTGTCCTTTTACGAAGCGGGACTGCTGAAGCTGCTGCACGAGCACCGCGGCTGCCCGGTCTCGCGGGATGAGATTCTCGACAAGATCTGGGGGTTGCAGGCGAATCCTTCGAACCGCACGGTGGATAACGTGGTGGTCAAGCTGCGCAAGAAGATCGAGCCAAACCAGGATCGACCCCGCTACATCCTCACGGTGTATGGCCTGGGGTACAAGCTCGCCGGCGGAAGCACGACTTGA
- a CDS encoding protein kinase → MSAQTSPDPPQAQISRLVGGRFEIQAHHGSGPWGAVLRARDVATGGALAIRQLGGALAGSADAVKHVEQRVEAAVGLEQRNILRTHGIIVEAERGPFLASEWPDGSSLLDFVRVRRHGDRKLSARGAYNVLAHVCRALSYAHATTCHGLLRPAVVWVSASGRIRIDEFGVSLAAAELGAWKSLDPAEQKFLAPEIREGGPVDARSDVFGAGALLHVLLTGRAPAEPTQRLSEAHPALGEELESVLARCLEPEPARRFSAVSDIAEALRPLALASVQSGEGLGAEIEIDVRMESRPPAPMVIDSKPPGPQGRTEAARRANGRAGAPAGSRAAKRPAESAETALATALATIERNDATRWMLAKDGVDHGPFSGRELVDLILSGDALAEHGLLNMDTRERKSLAEFKDFGEFVAQYEFRRKKASEQRAIERSQKAERRTNTAKYLVLAGAAGALALGILGYFASRPDDKPGQRMAAADLAALYESGQVKVRSKAGILPRSGSRSKRSASRKNSRRSSAKGSPSALANAGGLSYEQAMMQPVRLDVVKSGGERQLPRATIQTVMDRRLNSLFGCVGKELRRGGRLATVTIDMAVLGTGAVQGVSVRGKGSSSFKGCVAAKVRKVQFPTFPAARMGARYAFDVD, encoded by the coding sequence GTGAGTGCCCAGACGAGCCCCGACCCCCCACAAGCTCAGATCAGTCGCCTGGTCGGCGGGCGCTTCGAGATTCAAGCCCATCATGGAAGCGGACCCTGGGGCGCGGTGCTGCGTGCGCGCGACGTCGCAACCGGCGGTGCATTGGCCATAAGACAGCTCGGCGGCGCCCTCGCCGGCAGCGCCGACGCGGTCAAGCACGTCGAACAGCGGGTCGAGGCAGCCGTAGGCCTCGAACAGCGCAACATCCTGCGGACGCATGGCATCATCGTCGAAGCGGAGCGGGGGCCCTTCTTGGCATCCGAGTGGCCTGACGGGTCCTCGCTGTTGGACTTTGTGCGTGTTCGGCGCCATGGCGATCGAAAGTTATCCGCGCGGGGCGCCTACAACGTGTTGGCTCACGTCTGCCGAGCGCTGTCCTACGCCCACGCGACCACGTGCCACGGTCTGCTGCGGCCGGCCGTGGTATGGGTCTCTGCGTCCGGTCGTATCAGGATTGATGAATTCGGGGTGTCACTAGCTGCGGCCGAGCTCGGTGCCTGGAAGTCCCTCGATCCGGCGGAGCAGAAGTTCCTGGCACCAGAAATCCGGGAGGGAGGACCCGTAGACGCCCGCAGTGACGTGTTCGGGGCCGGCGCGCTGTTGCACGTTCTGCTCACCGGACGCGCGCCTGCTGAACCTACCCAGCGGCTCTCCGAGGCGCACCCGGCACTTGGCGAGGAGCTCGAGTCTGTGTTGGCCCGATGCCTTGAACCCGAGCCTGCGCGCCGCTTTTCCGCAGTGAGCGATATCGCCGAAGCGCTGCGTCCCTTGGCCTTGGCTAGCGTGCAAAGCGGCGAAGGCCTTGGAGCCGAGATCGAGATCGACGTGCGCATGGAGTCCCGCCCTCCTGCGCCCATGGTCATCGACAGCAAACCGCCTGGGCCGCAAGGCCGCACGGAGGCGGCTCGACGCGCCAACGGAAGAGCCGGCGCTCCGGCAGGCTCGCGCGCGGCCAAGCGGCCGGCGGAATCCGCCGAGACGGCTCTTGCCACAGCGCTCGCCACCATCGAACGTAACGACGCGACGCGTTGGATGCTGGCCAAGGATGGCGTCGACCACGGCCCCTTCTCGGGCCGCGAGCTCGTGGACCTGATTCTGAGCGGCGATGCGCTGGCGGAACACGGGCTGTTGAACATGGACACCCGCGAGCGCAAGAGCTTGGCGGAGTTCAAGGACTTCGGCGAGTTCGTCGCGCAGTACGAGTTCCGTCGAAAGAAAGCCAGCGAGCAGCGGGCGATCGAACGATCGCAGAAGGCGGAGCGTCGCACGAACACCGCGAAGTACCTCGTCTTGGCCGGAGCCGCAGGCGCGCTGGCGCTGGGCATCCTGGGCTATTTCGCGTCCCGACCCGACGACAAACCGGGGCAGCGTATGGCGGCGGCCGATCTTGCAGCACTGTACGAAAGCGGCCAGGTCAAAGTGAGAAGCAAGGCGGGTATTCTGCCACGGTCCGGATCCCGGTCGAAGCGCTCCGCAAGCCGCAAGAATTCGAGGCGCTCCTCTGCCAAGGGGAGTCCATCCGCCCTGGCAAACGCCGGCGGCCTGTCCTACGAACAGGCCATGATGCAGCCCGTGCGGCTCGACGTAGTCAAGAGCGGCGGGGAGCGCCAGCTGCCCCGCGCTACCATCCAAACCGTGATGGATCGGCGCCTCAACTCGCTGTTTGGCTGCGTCGGCAAGGAACTTCGCCGCGGCGGTCGACTGGCGACGGTGACCATCGATATGGCCGTTCTGGGAACCGGGGCAGTGCAAGGGGTATCGGTGAGGGGCAAGGGCAGCTCGAGCTTCAAGGGCTGCGTGGCCGCCAAGGTGCGCAAGGTCCAGTTCCCGACCTTTCCTGCGGCGCGGATGGGCGCCCGTTATGCTTTCGATGTGGATTAA
- a CDS encoding DEAD/DEAH box helicase, translated as MNDTQQSVTEAAAPAESLGFDALPLSSQVRRALDEMGYAEPTSVQSATYGPAAQGRDIIVQSQTGTGKTAAFGLPLVDRLVSDAAQSQALILVPTRELALQNADELNRLSQHLGIGVSAIYGGAAMQPQIDQLRKGTQIVCGTPGRVLDHLRRGTLDVSGLRVLVLDEVDEMLSMGFARELGAILERLPPKRQTMCFSATVDDDVRRIAQRHMHEPEFIGLSSDAVAAAKIAHYAFMVPGKDRTRDLVRILELDDPESALIFCNQRSETERVAADLQAAGFNADWLNGDLPQKDRERLMGKTREGKLRYLVATDVAARGIDISHLTHVINYTFPESAAQYVHRTGRTGRAGRTGTALSLVSPRELGSLYYLRLQYKIFPAERSLPTQTELRTRQEVDRLDWLREAFQGTPAPMDVAVARRLLTHVDAERIVAGLVSTFLGASKSSDLDAEMASARRARSPERPHEDAPQHPTSDARAERPEAQRSGPQRSRPKQPARQARDVAGKSAQKPSPQKPSSTAKHARASQSDDKDQGELAQAWATLQLELGRLDGVRVREVTQLLRDRCGLTRARMGRIRIRDRYTRVSVPQAQAESILRKLEGQSLHDKPLNAVVAGA; from the coding sequence ATGAACGACACCCAACAATCGGTAACCGAAGCGGCAGCACCTGCGGAAAGCCTTGGCTTCGATGCACTGCCACTGAGCAGCCAGGTTCGTCGAGCCCTCGACGAGATGGGCTACGCGGAACCTACTTCGGTACAGTCCGCAACCTACGGGCCGGCCGCACAAGGCCGCGACATCATCGTGCAGTCCCAAACCGGGACAGGAAAGACCGCGGCCTTCGGGCTTCCGCTGGTCGATCGGCTCGTGAGCGATGCTGCACAGAGCCAAGCGCTGATCCTGGTGCCGACTCGCGAGCTCGCTTTGCAGAACGCCGACGAGCTCAACCGGCTCAGCCAGCACCTTGGCATCGGTGTGTCGGCGATCTACGGCGGGGCCGCCATGCAGCCGCAAATAGATCAGCTCAGGAAGGGGACACAAATCGTGTGTGGGACCCCGGGCCGCGTGCTCGATCACCTCAGGCGCGGCACGCTCGACGTTTCGGGGCTCCGAGTGCTGGTTCTGGACGAAGTGGACGAGATGCTCTCCATGGGCTTCGCCCGCGAGCTCGGTGCGATCCTGGAGCGACTACCACCCAAGCGCCAGACCATGTGCTTTTCGGCTACCGTGGACGATGATGTGCGGCGAATCGCACAACGGCACATGCACGAGCCCGAATTCATCGGGCTTTCGAGCGACGCGGTCGCAGCGGCGAAGATCGCACACTACGCCTTCATGGTCCCCGGCAAGGATCGTACCCGCGATCTGGTTCGCATCCTGGAACTGGACGATCCGGAAAGCGCGCTCATCTTCTGTAATCAGCGCAGCGAAACGGAACGCGTGGCGGCCGACTTGCAGGCGGCTGGCTTCAATGCGGACTGGCTCAACGGCGATCTGCCCCAAAAGGATCGCGAACGGCTCATGGGCAAAACACGTGAGGGTAAGCTTCGCTATCTGGTCGCCACGGATGTAGCCGCGCGGGGAATCGATATCTCCCACTTGACACATGTAATCAACTACACGTTCCCCGAGTCGGCTGCGCAGTACGTCCACCGCACGGGACGCACAGGAAGGGCGGGACGTACCGGTACAGCGCTGTCGCTGGTTAGCCCCCGAGAGCTCGGCAGCCTCTACTACCTGCGGCTGCAGTACAAGATCTTCCCCGCCGAGCGCTCGCTGCCGACCCAAACCGAGCTACGAACCCGACAGGAGGTCGATCGCCTGGACTGGCTCCGAGAGGCATTCCAGGGAACGCCGGCCCCGATGGACGTCGCCGTTGCGCGCCGCCTGCTGACGCATGTCGACGCGGAGAGGATCGTTGCGGGACTTGTGAGCACGTTCCTCGGCGCGAGCAAGAGCTCCGATCTGGACGCCGAAATGGCGTCTGCGCGTCGTGCCCGATCCCCCGAACGCCCTCACGAAGATGCACCGCAGCATCCAACGAGCGATGCGCGAGCCGAGCGACCCGAAGCTCAGCGATCCGGGCCCCAGAGGTCGAGACCGAAGCAACCTGCACGCCAAGCACGTGACGTCGCCGGCAAGAGCGCTCAAAAACCAAGCCCGCAAAAGCCGAGTTCCACTGCCAAGCACGCCCGGGCGAGCCAGAGCGATGACAAGGACCAAGGCGAGCTGGCGCAAGCGTGGGCAACGCTTCAGCTCGAGCTCGGCCGGCTCGACGGCGTGCGCGTGCGAGAGGTCACCCAGCTTCTACGAGACCGCTGCGGGCTGACTCGAGCCCGCATGGGTAGGATTCGCATTCGCGATCGCTACACGCGGGTCAGCGTTCCGCAGGCCCAAGCCGAAAGCATCCTGCGCAAGCTTGAGGGTCAATCGCTGCACGACAAGCCCTTGAATGCAGTAGTGGCGGGGGCATGA